Genomic window (Chloroflexota bacterium):
CTTTTGCAGTTTGCGGTGGAGGGCGGAAAGCGTCTGCTCGTGCTCCGCGCCCCCGGCGAGGCCCGTCATGTCCTCCGTGGAATCGGTGGCCAGGAAGGTCATGAGCCACCGATTGCCGAGCTTGCGCTCCAGGCGTTCGGCGAGCTGGACCTGGGTCTCGTTGAGGCCGAGGACGCCCGCCAAGGAGCCGATGTCCGCGCCCGTCACCTCATCGAATGGGATCTGGACAACGTAGTCGGCGCTGGCGCCCTTGCCCCGGGTATGGGCCTCGTCCAGGGTGAAGACGGCTACCTTCGCCGGGAAGAGCTGTTTGAGGCCCTTCACCTCCGTCTTGCTTTCACTGCGGTGGCTCCAGCCGTACTCGCTGTGCATATCGAAGATAAGGCTGACGACCTTGGCCTTCTGGACGATCTCCGCCAGGACGATGCGCGTGAGGAAGGACTTGCCGGTGCCCGTCTTGCCGAAGACGCCGACGCTGCGCTCCGTCAGCTTTTCGATATCGAGGCAGACGGGGGCCTCCTCCATGTCCAGGGGACTGCCGATCCAGATGTGCCGCTCATCCTTATCGCCAAAGATAAGCTGGACCTCTTCAGGGTCGCTGGTGCGCACCAGAGCAAAGTGGGGCGGGACGGTCTTTGCGGGAAGGGGGCCCTGGCCCTCCACATCGGCGCCCAGCATCAGGTACGGGGTCACGTGGAGCTGGCCATAGGCGGCGGTGCCGGAGACGACCTGGGCGATGAAGGGGTCGGAGACGTCCGGCGGGTTCTGGGCGAGCCTATCGTCCGTATGGGCCAGGGTGACGTCTGTGATGACGCCGAAGAAGCGCCGGGATGCGCCCTGGATAGTGACGAATCGCCCCACGGCGATCTCCTCTATAGAGACATCGCCGTCCAGCTTGACGTCTATCCCCTTGGTGAGGGAGCCCTGGGTGACGATGCCGAGACGCTGGGGGCCTGGGGTGGAGCCGTTGGTCTCTTGCACGGGTTATCTTTCAGGCGGCCCTCTGGGCCGCCTCTTTACGGAGGCGGGTCGGCCTTGGCGGCGCGGGCACAATATGCTTCAGAGCATAAGCCGACCTCTACCGTGAATCGGGGGTATTGTACGACGGGTCTACAAAGGGAGGAAAGCAGAGGACGGCAGAGGCCGCCTTCCTGGAGCCAGTCGGCGTTGGGCACCCATGCCTTACTTTTCCCTAGTATTGGAGGCCGCCAGGTTTACCTAAGTCGCCCTGCGGCAGTTCCCTAACCAAACCCA
Coding sequences:
- a CDS encoding ATP-binding protein is translated as MQETNGSTPGPQRLGIVTQGSLTKGIDVKLDGDVSIEEIAVGRFVTIQGASRRFFGVITDVTLAHTDDRLAQNPPDVSDPFIAQVVSGTAAYGQLHVTPYLMLGADVEGQGPLPAKTVPPHFALVRTSDPEEVQLIFGDKDERHIWIGSPLDMEEAPVCLDIEKLTERSVGVFGKTGTGKSFLTRIVLAEIVQKAKVVSLIFDMHSEYGWSHRSESKTEVKGLKQLFPAKVAVFTLDEAHTRGKGASADYVVQIPFDEVTGADIGSLAGVLGLNETQVQLAERLERKLGNRWLMTFLATDSTEDMTGLAGGAEHEQTLSALHRKLQKLHAFDFLKEKTPDDTVRRIIEYLDRGTHVVLEFGKYRNNLPAYILVANLLTRRIHEKYVERTEAALGRKGAEPNHLIIAIEEAHKFLSPQVAPHTAFATIARELRKYNVTLLVIDQRPSGIDREVLSQVGSKITCLLEDEQDIEAVLAGQSGARELRAVLAKLETKQQALIFGHAVPMPVVVRTRTYDKEFYASLGVLDDAERKARAKKDAEELFR